In one window of Coralliovum pocilloporae DNA:
- a CDS encoding NAD(P)/FAD-dependent oxidoreductase, translated as MAAVEGRLYDPLAYDSSEEVGSFWQDDVAAPRPVCPTLEGDTTADVVVIGAGYTGLHAALQLARVHDRDVVVLEAGSPGWGASGRNGGFCCMGGSTLSDSRMARQFGESALHQFEQAQMEAVSFVRGFLDENRIDADTHSSGEWQLAHKRHHVPGLEAEAEALKARHGLDARVFPKEALHELGMAGPEFHGVLHVPVGFALHPLKYALGLTETAQRAGVRIHGQSEVLGLERDGEFHLVRTARGSVRARHLLIATNGYVSEATVPALTGVTLPVMSNIIVTRPLTDSEKKAQGWWSDQMAYDTRRLLHYFRLLPDGRFLFGMRGGTDASGYGMVLNEVRIRRHFDRMFPKWRDVEHTHFWAGLVAMTWKQAPYLGPVDGMENSWGAFAYHGNGVALGSWSGRMIADQIAGTASPDAIPVVMRAPPQTFPLPALRLLALRTAYLGYTIRDEWL; from the coding sequence ATGGCAGCGGTTGAAGGGCGTCTCTACGACCCTCTGGCCTATGATTCATCAGAAGAGGTTGGCAGCTTCTGGCAGGATGATGTGGCAGCACCCCGTCCGGTCTGCCCGACCCTTGAAGGCGACACAACCGCAGACGTGGTGGTGATAGGAGCAGGCTACACCGGGCTCCATGCAGCACTGCAGCTAGCCAGAGTTCATGATCGCGATGTGGTGGTGCTTGAAGCGGGCTCTCCCGGTTGGGGAGCCTCGGGCCGCAATGGCGGCTTTTGTTGCATGGGCGGCTCAACGCTGTCGGACAGCCGGATGGCTCGGCAGTTCGGTGAAAGTGCCTTACACCAGTTTGAGCAGGCGCAGATGGAGGCTGTATCCTTTGTCCGGGGTTTTCTTGACGAGAACCGGATTGATGCGGATACCCATTCAAGCGGTGAGTGGCAACTGGCTCACAAGAGGCACCATGTGCCCGGCCTCGAGGCCGAAGCTGAGGCCCTGAAGGCCCGCCACGGGCTCGATGCCCGCGTTTTCCCGAAAGAAGCCCTGCACGAACTGGGCATGGCCGGACCTGAATTCCACGGCGTGCTGCATGTGCCCGTCGGCTTTGCGTTGCATCCGTTGAAATATGCGCTTGGCCTGACAGAAACCGCCCAAAGGGCAGGGGTTCGCATCCATGGGCAATCCGAGGTTCTTGGGCTTGAGCGCGACGGAGAATTTCACCTTGTGAGAACCGCGCGTGGTTCTGTTCGTGCCCGTCACCTCCTGATTGCCACCAATGGCTATGTATCCGAGGCAACGGTTCCGGCACTGACCGGGGTCACCCTGCCGGTGATGTCGAACATCATTGTCACACGACCTCTGACAGACAGTGAGAAGAAAGCCCAGGGCTGGTGGTCCGATCAGATGGCCTATGACACCCGTCGCCTTCTGCATTATTTCCGGCTTCTGCCAGATGGCCGGTTCCTGTTCGGCATGCGGGGCGGAACAGATGCAAGCGGCTATGGCATGGTGCTCAACGAGGTGCGGATCAGGCGTCATTTCGATCGCATGTTCCCCAAATGGCGAGATGTGGAGCATACGCATTTCTGGGCCGGTCTTGTTGCGATGACCTGGAAACAGGCCCCTTATCTCGGCCCGGTTGACGGGATGGAGAACAGCTGGGGCGCATTCGCCTATCACGGCAATGGTGTAGCACTTGGAAGCTGGTCCGGCCGGATGATTGCTGACCAGATTGCCGGTACAGCCTCACCGGATGCGATTCCCGTTGTGATGCGAGCGCCCCCTCAGACTTTCCCCCTGCCAGCCCTGCGCCTTCTGGCCCTCCGCACAGCTTATCTGGGCTACACGATCCGGGATGAGTGGTTGTAG
- the phnA gene encoding phosphonoacetate hydrolase codes for MTATEIVTVNDRVYAWPKVPAIAICLDGCEPAYLDEAIDAGLMPTLKAIKERGTVRTAHSVIPSFTNPNNMSIATGRPPKVHGICGNYLYEPETGEEVMMNDPRFLRAPTVFKTFYDAGARVAVVTAKDKLRALLGHGLKFDDGRAICFSSEKSDTATKAEHGIDNASEWLGRPVPEVYSADLSEFVFAAGVKLLKEFKPDVMYLTTTDYVQHKYAPGDKEANDFYEMFDKYLTELDALGAAIVVTADHGMKPKHNADGSPSVIYIQDLLDEWFGEAAARVILPITDPYVVHHGALGSFATAYLPAGVDAAETCARLAAIDGVTVAVTKAEACERFELPEDRIGDIVLVSGENITLGTSEDRHDLSALNEPLRSHGGLTEQAVPFIVNRAMADLGDAPSLRNFDAFNVAVAAAALGGDAVEAAE; via the coding sequence ATGACCGCTACAGAAATCGTTACCGTAAATGATCGCGTTTATGCATGGCCGAAAGTTCCGGCCATTGCCATTTGTCTGGACGGCTGTGAGCCAGCCTATCTGGATGAGGCCATCGACGCCGGTCTGATGCCGACCCTGAAAGCGATCAAGGAGCGTGGCACGGTGCGCACCGCGCACAGCGTGATCCCGAGCTTCACCAACCCGAACAACATGTCCATTGCCACAGGCCGCCCACCGAAAGTGCACGGCATTTGCGGCAACTATCTGTATGAGCCGGAAACCGGTGAAGAAGTCATGATGAACGATCCGCGCTTCCTGCGTGCACCGACCGTCTTCAAGACCTTCTACGATGCCGGTGCCCGCGTTGCTGTGGTAACCGCCAAGGACAAGCTTCGTGCACTGCTCGGTCATGGACTGAAGTTTGATGATGGTCGCGCGATCTGCTTCTCATCCGAGAAGTCAGACACCGCCACAAAGGCAGAGCACGGCATCGACAATGCCAGCGAGTGGCTGGGCCGTCCGGTTCCTGAGGTTTATTCCGCTGACCTGTCCGAGTTCGTCTTTGCGGCAGGCGTCAAGCTGCTGAAGGAATTCAAGCCGGATGTCATGTACCTGACGACCACCGATTACGTGCAGCACAAATATGCGCCGGGCGACAAGGAAGCCAACGACTTCTACGAGATGTTTGACAAATATCTCACCGAGCTGGATGCTCTGGGTGCGGCAATTGTTGTGACCGCTGACCACGGCATGAAGCCGAAGCACAATGCAGATGGCTCCCCGTCTGTGATCTATATCCAGGACCTGCTGGACGAATGGTTCGGCGAAGCGGCTGCACGCGTGATCCTGCCGATCACCGATCCTTATGTGGTTCACCACGGCGCTCTGGGATCCTTCGCAACAGCTTACCTGCCTGCCGGTGTCGATGCTGCTGAAACCTGCGCACGTCTGGCCGCCATTGACGGTGTGACGGTTGCTGTTACCAAAGCTGAGGCCTGCGAGCGGTTCGAACTGCCGGAAGATCGTATCGGCGATATTGTTCTTGTCTCCGGCGAGAACATCACCCTCGGTACCAGCGAAGACCGTCACGACCTGTCTGCTCTCAATGAGCCGCTGCGCTCCCACGGTGGTCTCACGGAACAGGCTGTTCCGTTCATCGTCAACCGCGCCATGGCTGATCTGGGCGATGCTCCGTCCCTGCGCAACTTTGATGCATTCAATGTTGCTGTTGCCGCTGCCGCACTCGGTGGCGACGCCGTTGAAGCCGCAGAATAA
- a CDS encoding B12-binding domain-containing radical SAM protein, producing the protein MAKPPKVLLVYPKSSEDSFWCYTRSCRLVGAKYPSPPLGLITVAAMLPEDWSVRLIDCNISPLHDKDICAADMVMTGGMMPQQETCLALIKRCKKLGVPVVVGGPDATSSPQVYKDADFRVLGEVEHSIQDFIAAWNRGERTGDFEDEKFKADVTTTPLPRYDLLRFSNYAKISVQFSRGCPFTCEFCDIIELYGRRPRTKTTTQVLAELDQLYRMGFRGHLDFVDDNLIGNKKAIKAFMPHLIQWQKDHGYPFLLSTEASLNLSDDPELLEMMRDANFFIIFIGIESPDPEILNATQKKQNTRRDITESLMAIYDAGIVAVAGFIVGFDEERHSVEDPIVDLIEDASIPVAMPGLLYALPNTQLTRRLETEGRLFDAFEIHSSEHGSDQCVAGLNFETLRPREDIIQDYANIVRRIYTPEAYFSRLRALIKRLNLSGENGKVIRRSCFKNDAKQFVRLMKRFNRDYPDYRKEFWKTLGYLLFTKPKALKACLYLTAFYAHLGGYSTYVVERMDAQLAQLASGATPETARQVHSAAE; encoded by the coding sequence ATGGCGAAGCCACCGAAAGTGCTGCTGGTTTACCCGAAGTCGAGCGAAGACTCGTTCTGGTGCTACACACGAAGCTGCCGTCTCGTCGGTGCAAAATACCCTTCACCACCGCTTGGGCTTATAACAGTTGCCGCCATGCTGCCAGAGGATTGGTCCGTCAGGCTGATTGACTGTAATATCTCCCCGCTCCATGACAAGGATATCTGTGCCGCCGATATGGTGATGACCGGGGGTATGATGCCCCAACAGGAAACCTGTCTTGCCCTGATCAAGCGTTGCAAGAAACTTGGTGTACCTGTGGTGGTGGGTGGTCCAGACGCCACCTCAAGCCCCCAGGTTTACAAGGACGCGGATTTCCGTGTGCTGGGAGAGGTAGAACACTCCATTCAGGATTTCATTGCTGCCTGGAACCGGGGAGAGCGGACCGGCGACTTCGAAGACGAAAAGTTCAAAGCTGATGTGACCACAACCCCACTGCCGCGTTACGATCTTCTGCGCTTCAGCAATTATGCCAAGATCAGCGTCCAGTTCTCACGCGGTTGCCCATTCACATGTGAGTTCTGTGACATCATCGAACTCTATGGCCGTCGACCACGCACAAAGACCACGACCCAGGTCCTGGCAGAACTCGACCAGCTCTACAGAATGGGTTTTCGCGGGCATCTGGATTTTGTCGATGACAATCTCATCGGCAACAAGAAAGCTATCAAGGCTTTCATGCCGCACCTGATTCAATGGCAGAAGGATCACGGCTATCCGTTTCTCCTGTCAACCGAGGCTTCGCTGAACCTGTCAGACGACCCCGAGCTTCTTGAGATGATGCGGGATGCCAATTTCTTTATCATCTTTATCGGCATCGAGAGCCCTGACCCTGAAATCCTCAACGCCACCCAGAAGAAACAGAATACCCGCCGGGATATCACGGAAAGCCTGATGGCCATCTACGATGCCGGGATCGTCGCGGTTGCCGGATTTATCGTCGGGTTTGATGAGGAGCGTCATTCCGTTGAAGATCCCATTGTCGATCTGATTGAAGATGCCTCAATCCCTGTAGCCATGCCGGGACTGCTTTACGCCCTGCCCAACACGCAACTGACCCGACGCCTGGAAACAGAAGGGCGCCTGTTTGATGCCTTCGAGATCCACAGCAGCGAACACGGGTCCGATCAATGTGTAGCAGGGCTCAATTTTGAAACCCTTCGCCCGCGGGAAGATATCATTCAGGACTATGCCAATATCGTTCGTCGTATCTATACTCCCGAAGCCTATTTCAGTCGCCTGCGAGCGCTCATAAAAAGGCTCAATCTTTCAGGTGAAAATGGCAAGGTTATTCGCCGATCCTGTTTCAAGAACGATGCCAAACAGTTTGTTCGCCTGATGAAACGGTTCAACCGGGATTATCCAGACTATCGCAAGGAATTCTGGAAGACGTTGGGTTATCTGCTTTTCACCAAACCTAAAGCCCTGAAAGCCTGCCTTTATCTGACGGCCTTCTATGCGCATCTCGGTGGCTACTCCACTTACGTCGTGGAACGGATGGATGCTCAGCTTGCCCAGCTCGCCAGCGGCGCAACGCCGGAAACGGCCCGCCAAGTTCACAGTGCCGCAGAATAG
- the pbfA gene encoding (R)-1-hydroxy-2-aminoethylphosphonate ammonia-lyase — MAESERHTQDGFLSEGESNRSEARAAWRARNEASSDPLIERDARAFLHQSLSSPVLSRIVKAEGIWIEDSAGNRFMDFHGNSAHHIGYGHPELKEAIRRQMDELPFAPRRFTCEPAVELAEKLTELAPAGLDRVLFTTGGSDAIEVALKTARAATGRFKTVSFWDAFHGAGFGAASVGGEQIFRSHIAGPLLAGTEHVAPFACYRCPYKHQGPDTCGLACAEMLAYVLEREGDVAAVIAEPMRAVPYVPPPGFWKRVREACDRHGALLIFDEIPTGLGKTGKFYASDHDGVTPDMIVVGKSLGGGMLPIAAAIVRSDLNVMGEFAIGHYTHEKNPVTARAGLTTVQIIERDGLAERAARLGQDVIHRLEELKSICPIVGDVRGRGLLFGVEIVEPDGSRKPSPERAEAIYYACLDQGLSFKISMGNTLTLSPPLVISETDLERALSILIQAIRDNSDA, encoded by the coding sequence ATGGCTGAGTCGGAACGCCATACGCAGGATGGGTTTCTGTCTGAGGGCGAGAGCAATCGTTCTGAGGCGCGCGCCGCATGGCGGGCACGCAATGAGGCATCCAGCGACCCGCTGATCGAACGGGATGCCAGAGCCTTTCTGCATCAGTCCCTGTCGAGCCCGGTTCTCTCCCGCATTGTCAAGGCAGAGGGGATCTGGATTGAGGACAGCGCCGGAAACCGATTTATGGACTTCCATGGCAACAGCGCACATCACATCGGCTATGGTCATCCGGAACTGAAAGAAGCCATCCGCAGGCAGATGGACGAGCTGCCCTTCGCCCCGCGCCGCTTTACCTGTGAGCCTGCCGTTGAGCTGGCCGAGAAACTGACAGAGCTGGCTCCTGCCGGACTGGACAGGGTTCTGTTCACCACTGGCGGTTCGGATGCCATTGAAGTGGCGCTGAAGACCGCCAGAGCCGCCACCGGGCGGTTCAAGACCGTATCATTCTGGGATGCCTTCCATGGGGCCGGTTTCGGTGCAGCCAGCGTTGGCGGCGAACAGATTTTCCGCTCCCATATTGCAGGTCCCCTGCTGGCCGGAACAGAACATGTGGCGCCCTTTGCCTGCTATCGCTGTCCTTACAAGCATCAGGGGCCGGATACCTGCGGCCTGGCCTGTGCCGAGATGCTGGCCTATGTGCTGGAGCGGGAAGGGGATGTGGCAGCCGTCATCGCTGAACCCATGCGGGCTGTGCCCTATGTGCCGCCTCCCGGTTTCTGGAAGCGGGTCAGAGAAGCCTGTGACCGGCACGGCGCTTTGCTGATTTTCGACGAAATCCCCACCGGCCTTGGTAAGACCGGAAAATTCTATGCCAGTGATCATGACGGTGTGACGCCGGATATGATTGTGGTCGGTAAATCGCTCGGTGGCGGCATGTTGCCAATCGCGGCTGCTATCGTTCGATCCGATCTCAATGTGATGGGTGAATTCGCCATCGGCCATTACACCCATGAGAAAAACCCGGTAACGGCCCGGGCCGGACTGACCACAGTCCAGATTATTGAGCGTGATGGTCTGGCGGAGCGTGCTGCAAGGCTTGGGCAGGATGTTATCCACCGGCTTGAAGAGCTCAAATCCATATGTCCGATTGTTGGTGATGTGCGTGGTCGCGGTCTCTTGTTCGGCGTTGAAATTGTTGAGCCGGACGGGAGCCGAAAACCATCCCCTGAACGGGCGGAAGCCATCTATTATGCCTGTCTGGATCAGGGATTGAGTTTCAAGATCAGCATGGGCAACACACTTACTTTGTCGCCGCCGCTGGTCATTTCCGAGACGGATCTGGAACGGGCTCTGAGCATTCTGATACAGGCAATCAGGGACAATTCCGACGCGTGA
- the phnY gene encoding phosphonoacetaldehyde dehydrogenase, with product MNQPALKQEIRHEGMRIGGEHIFTDKVVEVRYPYTDEVIGTVPAGTAEHARKAFEIAANYTPTLTRYERSQILRKAGDLIGERREFLAKWLTLELGICHQHAIYETKRAQDVYQFAAAEALKDDGEIFSCDLTHNGKARKIFTTREPVNTISAITPFNHPLNMVSHKIAPSIATNNCMVCKPTELTPLTAIALADILYEAGLPPEMFQVVTGLPQDIGEEMIVNENIDIITFTGGVPVGKMIASKAVYKRQALELGGNDPLIVLNDLSGADLEKAATIAVAGATGNSGQRCTAIKRILVQESIADEFVPLVLEKAKKIRFGDPQDPATELGCVIHAQAAELFEKRVYMAEEEGAEILYHPGRQGALLPPIVVDRVPHSSELVMEETFGPIVPIVRVPDNDEEVMRISNSTAFGLSSGVCTNDFNRMQAFIKGLNVGTVNIWEQPGYRIEMSPFGGIKDSGNGVKEGVIEAMKFFTNVKTFSLPWS from the coding sequence ATGAACCAGCCAGCGCTCAAGCAGGAAATTCGTCACGAAGGCATGCGCATCGGTGGTGAGCATATCTTCACCGATAAGGTGGTGGAAGTCCGCTACCCTTATACAGATGAAGTCATCGGCACCGTCCCTGCGGGGACGGCCGAGCACGCCCGCAAGGCTTTTGAGATTGCGGCCAACTATACCCCGACACTGACCCGGTACGAGCGCAGCCAGATTCTGCGTAAGGCAGGCGACCTGATCGGTGAACGCCGTGAGTTCCTCGCCAAATGGTTGACGCTGGAGCTGGGGATCTGTCATCAGCACGCGATCTATGAGACAAAACGTGCTCAGGATGTCTATCAGTTCGCGGCAGCCGAAGCCCTGAAAGACGATGGTGAAATTTTCTCCTGCGACCTGACCCACAACGGCAAGGCCCGCAAGATTTTCACCACCCGTGAACCGGTCAACACCATCAGTGCCATCACCCCGTTCAACCATCCGCTGAACATGGTGAGTCACAAGATTGCCCCGTCTATTGCGACCAATAACTGCATGGTCTGTAAACCGACGGAGCTGACCCCGCTCACGGCAATTGCTCTTGCAGATATCCTGTATGAAGCTGGTCTGCCGCCCGAGATGTTCCAGGTTGTCACGGGTCTGCCGCAGGACATCGGCGAAGAGATGATCGTCAACGAGAATATCGACATCATCACGTTTACCGGTGGTGTGCCAGTGGGCAAAATGATTGCGTCAAAGGCGGTTTACAAACGTCAGGCTCTGGAGCTTGGCGGTAATGATCCGCTGATCGTTCTGAACGATCTGTCTGGTGCCGATCTGGAGAAGGCTGCGACCATTGCTGTTGCCGGTGCAACGGGCAATTCCGGTCAGCGGTGTACGGCCATCAAGCGCATTCTCGTGCAGGAAAGCATTGCTGACGAATTCGTGCCGCTGGTTCTGGAAAAGGCCAAGAAGATCAGGTTCGGTGACCCGCAGGACCCGGCCACAGAGCTCGGCTGTGTCATTCACGCACAGGCCGCGGAACTGTTCGAAAAACGGGTTTACATGGCCGAGGAAGAGGGGGCGGAAATCCTCTATCATCCGGGTCGTCAGGGCGCTTTGCTGCCGCCTATCGTTGTCGACAGGGTTCCTCACTCAAGCGAACTGGTGATGGAAGAGACCTTTGGTCCTATCGTCCCGATTGTTCGCGTGCCGGATAATGATGAAGAGGTGATGCGGATTTCCAACTCCACTGCCTTCGGTCTGTCATCCGGTGTCTGCACCAATGATTTCAATCGCATGCAGGCCTTTATCAAGGGTCTGAATGTGGGCACGGTGAATATCTGGGAACAGCCCGGTTACCGGATTGAGATGTCTCCTTTTGGCGGCATCAAGGATTCCGGCAATGGCGTCAAGGAAGGCGTCATCGAGGCCATGAAGTTCTTCACCAACGTCAAAACGTTCTCTCTGCCCTGGTCCTAG
- a CDS encoding LysR family transcriptional regulator has translation MNDISWRSIRAFIEVARHGSFTAAADSAGLSKTSLSQHVSDLEEKLGVQLLHRTTRQLRLTDIGKGYYQRCSQALQQLENARDWAVQSQEGLEGTIHMNAVGGLIGEDIIAPLLIAFQKQHPGLVVHLDFSSIRVDLIAERYDLVLRMGRMPDSTLIARTLQTITTRYVASPDFLKQHGPIREPSDLATLPLIYGSIDHWVLARGDERHMVKVQQGVKVISGRVMRQAALAGLGVTRLADVYVEADIARGDLIEVLPDWSEQTPLSLVCPPLKHQSRRVRALMDFLRLQFGKTYEAAIAGTLSTS, from the coding sequence ATGAACGATATCTCCTGGCGTTCCATCCGTGCCTTTATCGAAGTCGCCCGGCATGGCAGCTTCACTGCAGCGGCTGACAGTGCCGGTCTGTCCAAGACCAGCCTCAGCCAGCATGTCTCTGACCTTGAGGAAAAACTTGGCGTGCAACTGCTTCACCGGACCACCCGGCAACTGCGTCTGACCGACATCGGCAAGGGCTATTACCAACGCTGTTCACAGGCTTTGCAACAGCTGGAAAATGCCCGGGACTGGGCCGTACAGTCACAGGAAGGGCTGGAAGGCACCATTCACATGAATGCGGTCGGCGGCCTGATCGGTGAGGATATTATCGCCCCTCTCCTGATCGCCTTTCAGAAGCAGCATCCGGGCCTTGTGGTTCATCTGGATTTCTCAAGCATCCGCGTTGATCTGATCGCCGAGCGCTATGATCTGGTGTTGCGTATGGGCCGGATGCCCGATTCCACCCTGATTGCCCGGACCTTGCAAACCATCACCACCCGCTATGTAGCCAGCCCGGACTTTCTCAAACAGCATGGTCCAATCCGTGAGCCAAGCGACCTTGCAACCCTGCCCCTCATTTATGGCAGCATCGATCACTGGGTCCTTGCGCGCGGGGACGAGCGGCACATGGTCAAGGTCCAGCAAGGCGTCAAGGTCATCAGTGGTCGTGTCATGCGGCAGGCAGCTCTTGCCGGTCTGGGCGTCACACGACTGGCTGATGTTTATGTGGAAGCGGATATTGCCCGAGGTGACCTGATCGAGGTCCTGCCTGACTGGTCGGAGCAGACCCCGCTCTCACTCGTCTGCCCGCCCCTCAAACATCAATCCCGTCGCGTGCGCGCACTGATGGACTTCCTGAGGCTGCAATTCGGCAAAACCTATGAAGCAGCAATTGCGGGCACCCTTTCAACATCGTGA
- a CDS encoding amidase codes for MISESLETLAERLATGQETSCSLVEACFDRMSVEGSGAGRTFIQVNWHRAFAEAKAMDRLRMEDSHPSRYAGIPISVKDLFDVAGEITRAGSQVFASRHPAERDAVAIRHLRQAGFVFVGRTNMTEFAYSGLGLNPHFGTPLSPYNRDIGHIPGGSSSGAAVSVADGFAMAAIGTDTGGSCRIPAAFCGVVGYKPTASRISRDGVVALSDSLDSVGPFAADVRSAQILDAIMAGDPIPEESRRPLSSFRFAVPTSLVLDGMDDAVAGAFAQATAALRAFGATVDEFSIPSLLDLPQINSKGGLVAAEAWHGHKPLLEARFDDYDPRVAGRMMNGSHQTADDYMTLLDERRRVIAEVSAMMEGYDAMLMPTVSITPPALAPLLDDDDHYMATNLQVLRNTSVINFIDGCALSLPIHDEGTAPVGLMIAGLSGADQTVFAASLAIERQLHGSG; via the coding sequence ATGATATCTGAATCGCTCGAAACACTTGCCGAACGTCTGGCCACTGGACAGGAGACATCCTGCAGCCTGGTGGAAGCCTGTTTTGACCGGATGTCGGTTGAGGGATCAGGCGCAGGTCGCACATTCATTCAGGTCAACTGGCACCGGGCCTTTGCCGAGGCCAAGGCCATGGACCGGCTGAGGATGGAAGACAGCCATCCAAGCCGGTATGCGGGTATCCCGATTTCCGTCAAGGATCTGTTCGATGTGGCTGGAGAGATCACCCGTGCCGGGTCTCAGGTCTTCGCCAGCAGACATCCGGCAGAGCGTGACGCGGTCGCAATCCGGCATCTGCGGCAGGCGGGCTTTGTCTTTGTCGGTCGTACGAACATGACCGAATTCGCCTATTCCGGTCTCGGGCTCAATCCGCATTTCGGAACGCCACTGAGCCCCTATAATCGGGACATTGGACATATCCCCGGTGGGTCCTCATCCGGTGCTGCTGTGTCTGTGGCAGACGGATTTGCCATGGCGGCAATCGGTACGGATACGGGTGGTTCCTGCCGCATTCCGGCAGCGTTCTGCGGTGTTGTAGGGTATAAGCCGACCGCCAGCCGTATTTCTCGCGACGGCGTGGTGGCGCTCTCCGACTCTCTTGATTCTGTTGGTCCGTTTGCAGCCGATGTGAGGTCCGCCCAGATTCTGGATGCGATCATGGCCGGAGATCCAATCCCGGAGGAAAGCCGGAGGCCGCTGTCATCCTTCCGTTTTGCTGTTCCCACCTCGCTGGTGCTGGATGGGATGGACGATGCCGTCGCCGGAGCCTTTGCCCAGGCAACAGCGGCTCTGAGAGCCTTTGGTGCGACGGTTGATGAGTTTTCGATACCATCGCTTCTGGACCTGCCACAGATCAACAGCAAGGGCGGGCTTGTGGCTGCAGAGGCCTGGCATGGTCACAAGCCGCTTCTGGAAGCACGTTTCGATGATTATGACCCGAGGGTTGCCGGCAGGATGATGAATGGCAGCCATCAGACAGCAGACGATTACATGACCTTGCTGGATGAACGTCGCCGGGTGATTGCGGAAGTCAGTGCGATGATGGAAGGCTACGACGCCATGCTGATGCCGACCGTGTCGATCACACCGCCCGCGCTGGCGCCGCTGCTTGACGATGATGACCATTATATGGCCACCAATCTGCAGGTGCTGCGCAATACATCTGTCATCAATTTCATAGATGGCTGCGCGCTTTCCCTGCCGATCCATGATGAGGGCACGGCACCTGTCGGGCTGATGATCGCGGGGCTTTCCGGAGCGGATCAGACCGTTTTTGCCGCGTCCCTTGCCATTGAAAGACAGCTTCATGGCAGCGGTTGA
- a CDS encoding 2-aminoethylphosphonate--pyruvate transaminase: MLKEAVSEMNSFPDPALGEPFLLTPGPLTTAYEVKEAMLKDWGSWDGDFRAITASIRQKLLQLADAEDEFVCVPMQGSGTFSVEAMLGTFLSWNTKALVLLNGAYGKRIVETLEYLGRDYVAIDKGDYLPPRGEEVEAAIEADPSITHVIVVHVETSSGILNPIEEIAEVTERLGRTMLIDSMSAFGAMPIDFKKVRFDALVSSANKCIEGVPGFGFVLARREALEACDGNSHSLSLDIYKQWIHMEKTGQWRFTPPTHTVTAFLTALELYEQEGGVEGRYNRYRTNRDTLVSGMRALGFETLLDDRWLSPIIVTFFCPADPSFDFNRFYEGMKDRGFIIYPGKLTVVDSFRVGCIGRMDNDIMERVVEAARATLADMGVENAAPPALALEERAKLLNK, translated from the coding sequence ATGCTCAAGGAAGCCGTATCCGAGATGAACTCCTTTCCGGACCCCGCTCTTGGCGAACCGTTTCTGCTGACCCCCGGTCCGCTGACAACGGCCTATGAAGTCAAGGAAGCCATGCTGAAGGATTGGGGCTCCTGGGATGGAGACTTCCGCGCCATCACAGCGTCCATCCGGCAGAAACTGCTGCAGTTGGCTGATGCCGAAGATGAATTTGTCTGCGTGCCGATGCAGGGTAGCGGTACATTCTCAGTTGAAGCGATGCTGGGGACCTTCCTGTCCTGGAATACCAAGGCGCTGGTTCTGCTGAACGGTGCCTACGGCAAGCGGATTGTTGAAACCCTTGAATATCTTGGTCGTGACTATGTTGCCATCGACAAGGGTGATTACCTGCCGCCGCGCGGTGAGGAAGTGGAAGCCGCTATTGAGGCAGACCCGTCCATCACCCATGTGATTGTTGTGCATGTTGAAACAAGCTCCGGTATCCTCAACCCGATTGAGGAAATTGCCGAGGTGACAGAACGGCTTGGCCGGACCATGCTGATCGATTCCATGAGCGCATTCGGCGCCATGCCAATCGACTTCAAGAAAGTCCGGTTTGATGCACTGGTGTCATCAGCCAACAAATGTATCGAAGGCGTTCCTGGCTTCGGTTTTGTTCTGGCCCGTCGTGAAGCGCTTGAAGCGTGTGATGGTAACAGCCACTCACTCAGCCTCGACATCTACAAACAGTGGATCCATATGGAGAAGACCGGTCAGTGGCGTTTCACCCCGCCAACGCACACGGTCACGGCTTTTCTGACCGCGCTTGAACTGTATGAGCAGGAAGGTGGCGTCGAAGGGCGGTACAATCGTTACCGGACCAACCGCGATACACTTGTATCCGGCATGCGGGCGCTGGGCTTTGAAACGCTTCTGGATGACCGCTGGCTGTCACCGATCATTGTCACATTCTTCTGCCCGGCAGATCCATCCTTTGACTTCAATCGTTTCTATGAAGGAATGAAGGATCGCGGCTTTATCATTTACCCAGGAAAGCTCACCGTCGTCGACAGCTTCCGGGTTGGCTGCATTGGCCGGATGGACAATGACATCATGGAACGCGTGGTTGAAGCAGCCCGCGCCACACTGGCGGATATGGGTGTCGAGAATGCCGCGCCACCGGCTTTGGCGCTGGAAGAACGCGCCAAGCTGCTGAACAAGTAA